A single window of Betta splendens chromosome 11, fBetSpl5.4, whole genome shotgun sequence DNA harbors:
- the LOC114865787 gene encoding gasdermin-E-like, which produces MFSKATANFVRQIDPEGSLIHVSRVNDSHRLVSMALVVKRNRLWSWQRPKFHPTDFILSDLLLGDEVLSPEVCETDFLSYEATFGDKLSGKLNTEAGSVVNLTLEGQGTSKLRSVFGKLKKEELDVKKLLRDSRDRLVNMQHRLVQQLRKQTEVLAVVKERILTTSSCSITQTKQENCAIQGMLGIMGMLGNSVKVCVRDRNDMEADSDVSLEIPSDTVIAYSILELEIKRNGQYDICLQPGTIGGFEAESPSNESLDVVDGPNMNMDLSSLAELPQSAQCVLFTGLRGTMRDRSALSYLQCVLQDLCSGESLDLAKQEDLSDSQRRAVSVILDQLNPDSHSSSLMAAHLLVSAMEELPDDALCFLSESCPDFLKGINTLMCRMIKSSGPLPIQCLPSLLQDNQAFQLVEQLLNFTSVTLRRDTDRLWMEKPNEAAFVPLLLSVRGLSVLCNDLS; this is translated from the exons ATGTTTTCCAAGGCCACTGCCAACTTCGTTCGCCAGATTGACCCTGAAGGAAGCCTCATCCACGTGTCTCGTGTGAATGACTCACACAGACTGGTTTCCATGGCGCTTGTCGTCAAACGCAACAGGCTCTGGTCGTGGCAGCGGCCGAAGTTCCATCCAACAGATTTCATCCTCAGTGACTTGTTGCTCGGGGACGAGGTTCTCTCTCCTG AAGTGTGTGAGACAGACTTTCTCAGCTATGAGGCAACCTTTGGAGACAAACTGTCCGGTAAGCTGAACACTGAGGCCGGATCTGTCGTCAACCTCACACTGGAGGGTCAGGGCACCTCCAAGCTCCGATCCGTTTTTGGCAAGCTGAAGAAAGAGGAACTGGACGTGAAGAAGCTGTTACGTGACTCCCGCGACAG GCTGGTGAACATGCAGcacaggctggtgcagcagctcaGGAAGCAGACGGAGGTGCTGGCCGTGGTGAAGGAGAGGATCCTCAccaccagctcctgctccatcaCGCAGACTAAGCAGGAGAACTGTGCCATTCAAGGGATGCTCGGCATCATGGGAATGCTGGGAAACTCGGTTAAG gTATGTGTGAGGGACAGAAACGACATGGAGGCAGACAGTGATGTTTCCCTGGAGATCCCGTCAGACACAGTCATCGCGTACAGCATTTTGGAGCTGGAGATCAAAAGAAATGGACAGTATG ATATATGCCTACAACCAGGAACAATAGGAGGCTTTGAGGCAGAGTCGCCTTCCAATGAGTCCTTGGATGTGGTGGATG GACCAAACATGAACATGGACCTGTCTTCACTGGCAGAGCTGCCTCAGTCGGCTCAATGTGTCCTGTTCACGGGTCTCAGAGGGACGATGAGGGACAGATCTGCTCTGTCGTATCTCCAGTGTGTG cTGCAGGATTTGTGTAGCGGCGAGTCACTTGATTTGGCAAAGCAGGAAGACCTGTCCGACAGTCAGAGACGAGCGGTGTCAGTCATACTGGATCAGCTCAACCCTGACAGCCACTCCAGCAGCTTAATGGCTGCTCACCTGTTGGTCAGCGCCATGGAAG AGTTGCCTGATGATGCGTTGTGCTTCCTGAGCGAGAGCTGCCCTGATTTCCTGAAAGGCATCAACACACTG aTGTGCAGGATGATAAAAAGCAGCGGGCCTCTGCCCATCCAGTGCCTCCCCTCCCTGCTTCAGGACAACCAGGCCTTCCAGCTGGTCGAGCAGCTGCTGAACTTCACCAGTGTGACGCTgaggagagacacagacagactgtggaTGGAAAAACCAAATGAAGCAGCATTTGTCCCTTTGCTCCTCAGCGTACGGGGATTGTCTGTACTGTGTAATGATCTGTCGTAG
- the LOC114865740 gene encoding oxysterol-binding protein-related protein 3-like, translated as MMTSPSPTHSDSSGSSKHDSNRDSWEIVEGLRGVPANMQEPDRQEGFLLKRRKWPMKGWHKRYFLLERGILKYAKHGADLKKGKLHGCIDVGLSVMSVKKKAMCIDLDTEDNIYHLKVKSRELFEEWVSRLRHHRVFRQNEIAMYPHERHLFHPHASPSPSLSDTLRKRATLTKQASLHQAKVSSWLHSSEDMDKCCKDLEECESYLLDLNLLLKSMEVLHRTYSAPAISALPASTYDLPKKEKRPRRWRSKNNGKESKATLQVPSCISSKSPRLHASNPNLSSTESNAQEACADAPDSPTDASRLQEDFCQLASSIHATLKSAFSSLVAERDRLRHTIDMQVPQPTQVMGLKTTYAPECPGGSHSLVHQVSNESRASLPDSISEFFDAQEYLLSSSSSENEVSDDDSYISDVSDSVSMDTCSNEGGSERHNSVSSVVTLASRRSLLPSPSPTSSVSLWNILRNNIGKDLSKVAMPVQLNEPLNTLQRLCEELEYSELLDMANQTQDPYQRMVYVATFAISSYACTYHRAGSKPFNPVLGETYECDRPDKGFRFIAEQVSHHPPVSACHADSRNFTYWQDVRWKNKFWGKSMEIVPMGTTHVTLPAFGDHYEWNKVTSCIHNILSGQRWIEHYGEMAIKNINSDSCQCKVTFVKAKSWNSTVNEVQGVITDSKGKVVYPIFGKWHESMFQGDPPSATCIWRANPMPADHDQYYGFTQFAVELNELESMLRPFLPPTDTRFRPDQRLLEEGNIDGAEEQKQRIEQLQRERRKVLQDNSMTHQPRFFKKSKDDTWVSNNLYWDQRKDTGFSKLDFPVLW; from the exons ATGATGACGTCGCCATCGCCCactcacagtgacagcagcggctcctctaAGCATGACAGCAACCGG GACAGTTGGGAGATTGTGGAGGGGCTCAGGGGGGTTCCTGCCAACATGCAGGAGCCGGACAGACAGGAGGGCTTCCTGCtcaagaggaggaagtggcccATGAAGGGGTGGCACAAG AGATACTTTCTGTTGGAGAGAGGCATCTTGAAGTATGCAAAGCACGGAGCTGAT CTGAAGAAGGGAAAGCTTCATGGCTGCATCGACGTCGGCCTTTCTGTCATGTCCGTAAAGAAGAAGGCCATGTGCATTGACCTGGACACGGAGGACAACATCTATCACCTGAAG GTGAAGTCTCGGGAGCTGTTCGAGGAGTGGGTGTCGAGGCTCCGTCATCACCGCGTCTTTCGGCAGAACGAGATCGCCATGTATCCCCACGAGAGGCATCTCTTCCACCCCCACGCCTCGCCGTCGCCCTCGCTCAGTGACACCCTGAGAAAA CGGGCTACTCTGACCAAGCAGGCGTCCCTCCACCAGGCGAAGGTCAGCTCTTGGCTCCACTCTTCGGAGGACATGGACAAGTGCTGCAAAG ACCTGGAAGAATGCGAATCCTACCTCCTGGACCTCAACCTGCTGTTGAAGAGCATGGAGGTCCTCCACCGCACGTACTCAGCTCCAGCCATCAGTGCACTACCA gcATCTACTTATGACCTCCCCAAAAAGGAGAAGAGACCAAGAAGGTGGAGATCCAAAAACAATGGCAAAGAGAGCAAAGCCACACTTCAG GTTCCAAGCTGCATATCCTCCAAGTCGCCTCGTCTCCACGCCTCCAACCCCAACCTTTCCTCCACGGAGTCCAACGCGCAGGAGGCCTGTGCCGACGCCCCAGACTCACCCACAGACGCGTCTCGCCTGCAGGAGGACTTCTGCCAGCTGgccagcagca TCCACGCTACGCTGAAATCAGCCTTTAGCTCCCTGGTAGCAGAGCGAGACAGGCTGCGGCACACCATCGACATGCAGGTCCCGCAGCCCACACAGGTCATGGGCTTGAAAACCACCTATGCCCCC GAATGTCCCGGCGGCTCACACTCCTTGGTCCACCAGGTGTCCAATGAGAGCAGAGCATCTCTCCCGGATTCCATTTCAGAGTTCTTTGACGCTCAGGAGtacctgctctcctcctcctcctccgagaaCGAG GTGTCTGACGACGACTCCTACATCAGCGATGTCAGTGACAGCGTCTCCATGGATACCTGCAGCAATgagggaggcagcgagagacACAACTCCG TCAGCAGCGTGGTGACGCTGGCCAGTCGTCGCTCCCtcttgccctcccccagtcccaCCAGCAGCGTCAGCCTGTGGAACATCCTAAGGAACAACATCGGCAAGGACCTGTCCAAGGTGGCCATGCCGGTGCAGCTCAACGAGCCCCTCAACACCCTGCAGAGGCTGTGCGAGGAGTTGGAGTACAGTGAACTGCTGGACATGGCCAACCAGACCCAGGACCCCTACCAACGCATG GTGTATGTTGCTACCTTTGCCATATCTTCCTATGCCTGCACCTACCACCGGGCAGGAAGCAAACCCTTTAACCCAGTCCTGGGAGAGACCTATGAGTGTGACAGACCTGATAAGGGCTTCAGGTTTATAGCGGAGCAG GTAAGTCATCACCCCCCTGTGTCAGCTTGCCACGCGGACTCAAGGAACTTCACCTATTGGCAAG ATGTTCGGTGGAAAAATAAATTCTGGGGGAAGTCCATGGAAATTGTTCCCATGGGAACCACACATGTCACACTACCTGC CTTTGGTGACCACTACGAATGGAACAAAGTGACGTCCTGCATTCATAACATCCTGAGTGGCCAGCGCTGGATTGAACATTATGGAGAAATGGCCATTAAAAACATCAACAGTGATTCCTGTCAGTGTAAAgtcacatttgtgaag GCAAAATCATGGAATTCCACAGTAAATGAGGTACAGGGTGTGATTACTGATTCGAAGGGTAAAGTTGTATACCCCATCTTTGGGAAGTGGCACGAGTCTATGTTTCAAGGGGATCCACCTTCTGCCACATGCATCTGGAGAGCAA aCCCCATGCCTGCGGACCACGACCAGTACTACGGCTTCACCCAGTTTGCAGTGGAGTTAAATGAGCTCGAGTCAATGCTGAGACCCTTCCTCCCCCCCACAGATACACGCTTCAGGCCGGACCAGAG gctgctggaggaggggaaCATCGacggagctgaggagcagaaacagaggatAGAGCAGCtccagagggagaggaggaaagtgtTGCAGGACAACAGCATGACGCACCAGCCTCGCTTTTTCAA GAAGTCTAAGGATGACACATGGGTGAGCAACAACTTGTACTGGGATCAGCGGAAGGACACTGGCTTCAGCAAACTGGACTTTCCTGTGTTGTGGTAA